The genomic interval TTCAAAGGGCTGGAAGGAAACTGGAGAAATGAAGGCCACCACACCTTGGTGGTTTTTTCTGGTAATGCGATTCAGCTTCTGGTAGGGGACGTGCTGAAAGGGGAGTCCCGCTGCTCGTATTTCTGCAAAGAGTTCTTGAAAAGACTCGCCTTGTCCTCCCTTTTGCAGTAGAATTTTGTCGAATTCCTTTCCGCTGCGAATCCCTTCTAGGACAGGCTTAATACCAAAAATAAGGTCTGGAGAATTGTCTTTCGGATTCATCTTGTGCGCGTTGTACATCAGAGACGTTGAAGATTCGACCCTGACGCCACGTGTCAACGGCTTGACTCCAGCTGTATCGGTAGATGCTCGACCGATTGAGTGCAAAGTCGTTGGCGGAGAAGGGGTTTTGAACGCGTACAAAGTTAAAATTATAGCTCAACATCGAATTCTCTTCACCGTAGATCCAACTCTCACTGTCCGCGGTCTTATAAATGATGTTGGGAGGACCAAAGATGGTGTAGACGATTCCCCGGTCCGTTCGCCAGCCTTCGGTGTAGGACGAAAAGAAGGAGTTGGCATCCTCAACGCGGTTGTAGTAAGTTCGAATCAGCATTTTCGCCCGGTCCGGTGTGCCGGCGTTTTTGATCCAGAAGGCATCTATGTTCTTTTTGGATGTAAGCGCCGCAAATTCCTTTTTGGTCGTGATATAGCGCATCGGCGGAGCTAGGTGCTCAATCTTGGTGACGTACGGGAAGTCGTTGTAGAAGCAAAAGACCGTAAACCCTTCCGTAGAGGTAGTGTCGAACTGGAAGTGGTAAAACCCTGGATTTGAAAACTGAAAAGTGTCCTTCAGGGCAACTTGGAAGACGCTGTCCGCTGTGTAATCAAAGGCCACGTCATTTTCAATGACGTACGGTGGGCTCGCCAGTGGAAAATCTCGTTGATAGACCCGAACATAAAGCGAATCCGAAGGAGGGTTATCGTGGTACAACGTGAAGGCCTCGTCTGTATTGACAAACGGTTTGTACATGCGCTCACCGCTGGGGCGCGACATGGCAAAATAATTTCTAGAGCTGTTCGTGGTTTTCCGCAATTCAACATAGCTCTGGTGCATGTAATCGCGGTTGAGATCCTGAAGCTGAACTTCCAGGATGTACTTCTGTGCGTCGGGGGTGGCAAAGGGAATAGAACCCTCAAGCACCTTGTCGCGCATTTCATTTTGCTCATCCACGAACATATAGGACGTAGAATCCAACATCACCGGGTTCTCAAGTGACGTCAGGAGTCGCAAACGAATACGGACTTCAGCGGCGTATGGAACGTCTTCAGTTGCCCGCATGTACAAAAGGTCATGTGATAACATGCGGAAATGAAGCTCAGAGCTGTCAGGAGTTTGATTGAAGACGTAGTAATCCGGACGCATCAAAACCGACTCTTGTTGATACAGGTGTGCCATGTTCCGGCTGGTCAGTCCC from Cryomorphaceae bacterium carries:
- a CDS encoding GWxTD domain-containing protein; amino-acid sequence: MKQIALFGFMGFLLASCGGNKGLTSRNMAHLYQQESVLMRPDYYVFNQTPDSSELHFRMLSHDLLYMRATEDVPYAAEVRIRLRLLTSLENPVMLDSTSYMFVDEQNEMRDKVLEGSIPFATPDAQKYILEVQLQDLNRDYMHQSYVELRKTTNSSRNYFAMSRPSGERMYKPFVNTDEAFTLYHDNPPSDSLYVRVYQRDFPLASPPYVIENDVAFDYTADSVFQVALKDTFQFSNPGFYHFQFDTTSTEGFTVFCFYNDFPYVTKIEHLAPPMRYITTKKEFAALTSKKNIDAFWIKNAGTPDRAKMLIRTYYNRVEDANSFFSSYTEGWRTDRGIVYTIFGPPNIIYKTADSESWIYGEENSMLSYNFNFVRVQNPFSANDFALNRSSIYRYSWSQAVDTWRQGRIFNVSDVQRAQDESERQFSRPYFWY